A region of Drosophila mauritiana strain mau12 chromosome 3L, ASM438214v1, whole genome shotgun sequence DNA encodes the following proteins:
- the LOC117142096 gene encoding THO complex protein 7 isoform X2: protein MSEQCQLRPHSDTVVRKLMEMNDEIIKQRLLIDGDGTGEDRRIVVLLKQFLKWASDSPDSNPIMYDRLMAQFAQCKLTALKNVQTLQMIAGERDNYTQLVEHHEESIVLAKAEIESSKKELITAKQIRKNKMEYDLLASLIQDQPDRSETQRHIETIRREIDDLVQKKLKMERKFQKRRNDFTLLMYTIHELEQQLDQDNSSSSASSSSSDCDARSEPDLDDNGIMEVSDEDDDLNNSTPTKFEGARGEPKFHSVSTEDSKAMSVEEDTVLELSIDKDEHDVDVAVAS from the exons ATGTCGGAGCAGTGTCAGCTTCGGCCACACTCCGATACGGTAGTTCGGAAATTAATGGAGATGAATGACG AAATCATAAAGCAGCGCCTGCTGATTGATGGGGATGGAACTGGGGAGGATCGGAGAATAGTAGTGTTGCTAAAACAGTTCCTGAAGTGGGCCAGTGACTCGCCGGACAGCAA TCCCATCATGTACGACCGACTGATGGCCCAATTCGCCCAGTGCAAGCTTACTGCGTTGAAGAACGTACAAACTCTGCAGATGATCGCCGGTGAGCGTGACAACTACACACAATTAGTTGAACACCACGAAGAAAGTATTGTTTTGGCTAAAGCGGAAATCGAATCCAGTAAAAAGGAGCTAATCACTGCCAAGCAGATTCGCAAGAACAAGATGGAGTACGACCTGCTGGCCTCGCTCATCCAGGACCAACCGGACCGCAGCGAAACACAACGACACATTGAGACCATTAGGAGGGAGATTGACGACTTGGTGCAAAAGAAGCTAAAGATGGAGCGCAAGTTTCAGAAACGACGCAATGACTTCACTTTGCTGATGTACACGATTCACGAGCTGGAACAGCAGCTGGACCAGGACAACAGCTCATCCTCGGCATCCTCCTCGTCAAGCGACTGTGATGCCCGCTCTGAGCCGGACCTAGACGACAATGGGATCATGGAGGTAAGCGATGAAGACGACGATCTCAACAACAGCACTCCCACAAAGTTCGAAGGAGCCCGCGGCGAGCCCAAATTTCACTCAGTCTCCACGGAGGATTCTAAAGCCATGTCCGTAGAAGAGGACACGGTGCTTGAGCTAAGCATCGACAAAGATGAGCACGACGTGGATGTAGCTGTTGCCAGTTAG
- the LOC117142096 gene encoding THO complex protein 7 isoform X1 produces the protein MSEQCQLRPHSDTVVRKLMEMNDEEIIKQRLLIDGDGTGEDRRIVVLLKQFLKWASDSPDSNPIMYDRLMAQFAQCKLTALKNVQTLQMIAGERDNYTQLVEHHEESIVLAKAEIESSKKELITAKQIRKNKMEYDLLASLIQDQPDRSETQRHIETIRREIDDLVQKKLKMERKFQKRRNDFTLLMYTIHELEQQLDQDNSSSSASSSSSDCDARSEPDLDDNGIMEVSDEDDDLNNSTPTKFEGARGEPKFHSVSTEDSKAMSVEEDTVLELSIDKDEHDVDVAVAS, from the exons ATGTCGGAGCAGTGTCAGCTTCGGCCACACTCCGATACGGTAGTTCGGAAATTAATGGAGATGAATGACG AAGAAATCATAAAGCAGCGCCTGCTGATTGATGGGGATGGAACTGGGGAGGATCGGAGAATAGTAGTGTTGCTAAAACAGTTCCTGAAGTGGGCCAGTGACTCGCCGGACAGCAA TCCCATCATGTACGACCGACTGATGGCCCAATTCGCCCAGTGCAAGCTTACTGCGTTGAAGAACGTACAAACTCTGCAGATGATCGCCGGTGAGCGTGACAACTACACACAATTAGTTGAACACCACGAAGAAAGTATTGTTTTGGCTAAAGCGGAAATCGAATCCAGTAAAAAGGAGCTAATCACTGCCAAGCAGATTCGCAAGAACAAGATGGAGTACGACCTGCTGGCCTCGCTCATCCAGGACCAACCGGACCGCAGCGAAACACAACGACACATTGAGACCATTAGGAGGGAGATTGACGACTTGGTGCAAAAGAAGCTAAAGATGGAGCGCAAGTTTCAGAAACGACGCAATGACTTCACTTTGCTGATGTACACGATTCACGAGCTGGAACAGCAGCTGGACCAGGACAACAGCTCATCCTCGGCATCCTCCTCGTCAAGCGACTGTGATGCCCGCTCTGAGCCGGACCTAGACGACAATGGGATCATGGAGGTAAGCGATGAAGACGACGATCTCAACAACAGCACTCCCACAAAGTTCGAAGGAGCCCGCGGCGAGCCCAAATTTCACTCAGTCTCCACGGAGGATTCTAAAGCCATGTCCGTAGAAGAGGACACGGTGCTTGAGCTAAGCATCGACAAAGATGAGCACGACGTGGATGTAGCTGTTGCCAGTTAG
- the LOC117142094 gene encoding DIS3-like exonuclease 2 isoform X1 has translation MPSILYPAHSQVMSEGSSVDVDADRDGKKIGEGLRQRSQRLIVRLQQMQREMESNASSNDLSANQVVNPLQPQICWAEARPHPNQSQPSARSNSRQAIPYGVPVSAPAPVAMPLPYHVAFATYQATMQIPCMQPLSHMHVVSSPSHRLMAKKKSKRTLRNEVEALQDMVKHLSHLSPDVNAYACQLIRKNEILSQLEWSQTRSEAQPQQVGYQGRHRHDSEVSATNDGSHVQQHPKLGRTQRNRKKNDGSGSNGTQSQKTELEAMRSYINKIVQRYVGMDHKLSEDLIFKGNFSDLEAHAQRLVAAGYGRIVEEEIRVNRKNNRQAFIIMSTDREALERDGIVLLPVARRYAFEGDKVRAFVLNPDTQGSSKTAEPSSGGITGGKPSLSLADGEELSDDTESQGSESDTDNVVVISSDNCPKAFVIAITKQTELRQIVGTISFTNPTKLCDDQLFYKFRPYDLRVPMVYVPKDACAAHIGNKQQIDVSGLLYLANILETDCNGHCIAELIQPVGRVGNLDDELKAILFHNGLRDIKPFEQRFNDIYSQPSPPISQDDLHQRKDLRKMCIFTIDPMTARDLDDAVSIEKLGDNEYEIGVHISDVSHFLIEDNELDNIVKERSTSIYLANEVIHMLPQSLCMRCSLLPGEDKFAFSVFWRMNGEGVMLQKEPEFCRTVINSCSQFAYEHAQKIIDNPNERFTENDFPTILNGFNPDDIRNRVLWLHDIASSIRKTRLDNGALTINNAKLRFVLDPISGEPLSFEVEKQREANRLIEEFMLLANQAVARFIHESFPDIAVLRNHPPPLTKSLKALREKFLALGFELDYSSSKALQESMVRLCNEAPNPVAMNACLSQLLMKPMARATYFCSEGKSEPADLWHYALSIPIYTHFTSPIRRYPDIMVHRLLAAGLKYCTPPRRTPDDLHTLTKLANERKYNAKMAGDDSGNLYFKRYVHNKQGIYMRAVVIEIFQHMMNVVTLESGHVISINYKMQKVLVDTHGAPNYILIAERNLKQSSRKLQLLSVVPICLIIWDKKLTGFLKMGEHI, from the exons ATGCCTTCCATTTTATATCCCGCCCATAGCCAAGT AATGTCGGAAGGGTCAAGCGTCGACGTGGATGCGGACCGAGATGGCAAAAAGATTGGGGAGGGCCTCCGACAGCGCTCGCAACGTCTCATTGTCCGCCTCCAGCAGATGCAGAGGGAAATGGAGTCTAATGCATCCAGCAACGACCTATCGGCCAACCAGGTCGTTAATCCGCTGCAGCCACAAATTTGCTGGGCGGAAGCACGGCCACATCCCAACCAATCACAACCATCTGCGCGGAGCAACAGCAGGCAGGCCATTCCTTACGGTGTGCCAGTATCCGCGCCAGCGCCGGTAGCTATGCCCTTGCCCTATCACGTAGCATTCGCGACCTACCAGGCGACCATGCAGATTCCCTGCATGCAACCACTTTCGCATATGCACGTCGTGTCTAGTCCCAGCCATCGGTTAATGGCGAAAAAGAAGTCGAAGCGGACGCTTCGAAATGAGGTGGAGGCTCTTCAGGATATGGTCAAACATCTTTCACACCTCTCCCCAGATGTTAACGCGTATGCCTGCCAGCTGATACGTAAAAACGAGATCCTTTCTCAGCTGGAGTGGAGTCAAACCAGGTCAGAAGCACAACCGCAACAGGTTGGGTACCAGGGTCGGCATCGCCACGATTCTGAGGTCTCAGCTACAAACGATGGAAGTCATGTACAGCAGCACCCGAAACTAGGACGAACGCAACGCAATCGCAAGAAAAACGATGGATCCGGTAGCAATGGGACCCAATCGCAAAAAACCGAACTAGAGGCCATGCGGTCGTACATAAACAAGATTGTCCAACGTTACGTGGGCATGGATCACAAGTTGTCGGAAGACCTGATTTTCAAAGGTAACTTCTCCGACCTGGAAGCGCATGCGCAGAGACTAGTTGCTGCGGGTTATGGGCGAATTGTAGAAGAGGAAATCCGGGTAAACCGGAAAAACAACAGACAGGCCTTTATTATCATGTCCACAGATCGAGAAGCACTCGAACGAGATGGCATCGTGCTCTTGCCAGTGGCCCGGCGCTATGCCTTCGAAGGTGACAAAGTGCGTGCATTCGTGCTAAACCCTGATACCCAGGGCAGTTCAAAGACAGCTGAGCCCTCGTctggtggaatcactggtggGAAGCCGTCTTTATCTCTTG CGGATGGTGAGGAGCTTTCGGACGATACCGAGTCCCAGGGCTCTGAGTCCGATACCGACAACGTGGTCGTCATATCGTCGGACAACTGCCCCAAAGCGTTTGTCATAGCAATAACTAAACAAACTGAGCTCCGCCAGATCGTGGGAACCATATCGTTTACGAACCCCACCAAGCTTTGTGACGACCAGCTATTCTACAAATTCCGACCGTACGATTTGCGTGTCCCCATGGTCTACGTTCCGAAGGATGCCTGTGCCGCCCACATCGGAAACAAGCAGCAAATAGACGTGTCCGGCCTCTTATACCTGGCCAATATACTCGAGACAGATTGCAATGGGCACTGCATCGCTGAACTGATCCAGCCGGTTGGACGCGTCGGTAATTTGGACGACGAACTTAAGGCAATTCTGTTTCATAACGGTCTCCGGGATATAAAGCCATTTGAGCAACGATTTAACGACATTTACTCCCAGCCGTCTCCTCCGATAAGCCAAGACGATCTCCATCAGCGAAAAGACTTAAGAAAGATGTGCATATTTACTATAGATCCGATGACTGCTCGCGATTTGGATGACGCCGTTTCTATAGAGAAGCTAGGCGACAATGAATATGAGATTGGCGTCCATATATCCGATGTTTCGCACTTCCTGATAGAGGACAATGAACTGGATAACATAGTGAAGGAACGCTCTACGTCTATTTATTTAGCCAACGAGGTAATCCACATGCTGCCTCAGTCTCTATGCATGCGATGTTCCCTGCTCCCTGGGGAAGACAAGTTCGCTTTTTCCGTCTTCTGGCGGATGAACGGGGAGGGAGTCATGCTACAAAAGGAGCCAGAATTTTGCCGCACAGTCATTAACTCTTGCTCGCAATTTGCTTATGAACACGCTCAAAAGATCATCGACAACCCTAATGAGCGGTTTACTGAGAACGACTTCCCGACCATCCTGAATGGATTTAATCCCGATGATATCAGAAATAGGGTACTGTGGCTTCACGATATTGCAAGCTCCATACGTAAGACACGTTTAGACAACGGCGCACTAACAATTAACAATGCCAAGCTACGCTTCGTCCTCGATCCAATTAGTGGCGAACCGTTGTCATTTGAAGTGGAGAAACAGCGAGAAGCTAACCGCCTGATTGAAGAGTTTATGCTTCTGGCCAACCAGGCAGTCGCCCGCTTTATACACGAATCTTTTCCGGATATCGCTGTACTGCGTAACCACCCTCCGCCACTTACTAAGTCCCTTAAAGCTTTACGGGAAAAGTTTCTTGCTCTGGGTTTCGAATTGGACTACAGCTCGTCTAAGGCGCTCCAGGAGAGCATGGTGCGTTTGTGCAATGAGGCGCCCAATCCTGTCGCAATGAATGCCTGCCTGAGCCAGCTTTTGATGAAACCAATGGCCCGTGCAAC ATATTTTTGCAGCGAGGGAAAATCAGAACCGGCCGACCTGTGGCACTACGCCTTGTCCATACCCATATACACTCACTTTACTAGCCCAATCCGTCGGTATCCTGATATTATGGTGCACCG ACTTTTGGCGGCGGGACTTAAATATTGTACACCGCCTAGACGTACCCCAGATGATCTGCACACCTTAACAAAATTAGCTAATGAGCGCAAGTACAATGCAAAAATGGCCGGAGACGACTCTGGTAACTTGTACTTCAAACGCTATGTTCACAATAAGCAGGGCATATACATGCGTGCTGTGGTCATTGAAATATTTCAGCATATGATGAACGTAGTTACTTTAGAGTCGGGCCACGTTATAAGCATTAATTACAAAATGCAAAAGGTCCTCGTAGACACACACGGCGCACCCAATTACATTCTTATTGCCGAGCGCAACTTAAAGCAGTCATCTAGGAAGTTGCAGCTGCTTTCCGTGGTCCCCATATGTCTGATCATTTGGGATAAAAAACTAACTGGATTTTTAAAGATGGGAGAACATATTTAG
- the LOC117142094 gene encoding DIS3-like exonuclease 2 isoform X2, which translates to MSEGSSVDVDADRDGKKIGEGLRQRSQRLIVRLQQMQREMESNASSNDLSANQVVNPLQPQICWAEARPHPNQSQPSARSNSRQAIPYGVPVSAPAPVAMPLPYHVAFATYQATMQIPCMQPLSHMHVVSSPSHRLMAKKKSKRTLRNEVEALQDMVKHLSHLSPDVNAYACQLIRKNEILSQLEWSQTRSEAQPQQVGYQGRHRHDSEVSATNDGSHVQQHPKLGRTQRNRKKNDGSGSNGTQSQKTELEAMRSYINKIVQRYVGMDHKLSEDLIFKGNFSDLEAHAQRLVAAGYGRIVEEEIRVNRKNNRQAFIIMSTDREALERDGIVLLPVARRYAFEGDKVRAFVLNPDTQGSSKTAEPSSGGITGGKPSLSLADGEELSDDTESQGSESDTDNVVVISSDNCPKAFVIAITKQTELRQIVGTISFTNPTKLCDDQLFYKFRPYDLRVPMVYVPKDACAAHIGNKQQIDVSGLLYLANILETDCNGHCIAELIQPVGRVGNLDDELKAILFHNGLRDIKPFEQRFNDIYSQPSPPISQDDLHQRKDLRKMCIFTIDPMTARDLDDAVSIEKLGDNEYEIGVHISDVSHFLIEDNELDNIVKERSTSIYLANEVIHMLPQSLCMRCSLLPGEDKFAFSVFWRMNGEGVMLQKEPEFCRTVINSCSQFAYEHAQKIIDNPNERFTENDFPTILNGFNPDDIRNRVLWLHDIASSIRKTRLDNGALTINNAKLRFVLDPISGEPLSFEVEKQREANRLIEEFMLLANQAVARFIHESFPDIAVLRNHPPPLTKSLKALREKFLALGFELDYSSSKALQESMVRLCNEAPNPVAMNACLSQLLMKPMARATYFCSEGKSEPADLWHYALSIPIYTHFTSPIRRYPDIMVHRLLAAGLKYCTPPRRTPDDLHTLTKLANERKYNAKMAGDDSGNLYFKRYVHNKQGIYMRAVVIEIFQHMMNVVTLESGHVISINYKMQKVLVDTHGAPNYILIAERNLKQSSRKLQLLSVVPICLIIWDKKLTGFLKMGEHI; encoded by the exons ATGTCGGAAGGGTCAAGCGTCGACGTGGATGCGGACCGAGATGGCAAAAAGATTGGGGAGGGCCTCCGACAGCGCTCGCAACGTCTCATTGTCCGCCTCCAGCAGATGCAGAGGGAAATGGAGTCTAATGCATCCAGCAACGACCTATCGGCCAACCAGGTCGTTAATCCGCTGCAGCCACAAATTTGCTGGGCGGAAGCACGGCCACATCCCAACCAATCACAACCATCTGCGCGGAGCAACAGCAGGCAGGCCATTCCTTACGGTGTGCCAGTATCCGCGCCAGCGCCGGTAGCTATGCCCTTGCCCTATCACGTAGCATTCGCGACCTACCAGGCGACCATGCAGATTCCCTGCATGCAACCACTTTCGCATATGCACGTCGTGTCTAGTCCCAGCCATCGGTTAATGGCGAAAAAGAAGTCGAAGCGGACGCTTCGAAATGAGGTGGAGGCTCTTCAGGATATGGTCAAACATCTTTCACACCTCTCCCCAGATGTTAACGCGTATGCCTGCCAGCTGATACGTAAAAACGAGATCCTTTCTCAGCTGGAGTGGAGTCAAACCAGGTCAGAAGCACAACCGCAACAGGTTGGGTACCAGGGTCGGCATCGCCACGATTCTGAGGTCTCAGCTACAAACGATGGAAGTCATGTACAGCAGCACCCGAAACTAGGACGAACGCAACGCAATCGCAAGAAAAACGATGGATCCGGTAGCAATGGGACCCAATCGCAAAAAACCGAACTAGAGGCCATGCGGTCGTACATAAACAAGATTGTCCAACGTTACGTGGGCATGGATCACAAGTTGTCGGAAGACCTGATTTTCAAAGGTAACTTCTCCGACCTGGAAGCGCATGCGCAGAGACTAGTTGCTGCGGGTTATGGGCGAATTGTAGAAGAGGAAATCCGGGTAAACCGGAAAAACAACAGACAGGCCTTTATTATCATGTCCACAGATCGAGAAGCACTCGAACGAGATGGCATCGTGCTCTTGCCAGTGGCCCGGCGCTATGCCTTCGAAGGTGACAAAGTGCGTGCATTCGTGCTAAACCCTGATACCCAGGGCAGTTCAAAGACAGCTGAGCCCTCGTctggtggaatcactggtggGAAGCCGTCTTTATCTCTTG CGGATGGTGAGGAGCTTTCGGACGATACCGAGTCCCAGGGCTCTGAGTCCGATACCGACAACGTGGTCGTCATATCGTCGGACAACTGCCCCAAAGCGTTTGTCATAGCAATAACTAAACAAACTGAGCTCCGCCAGATCGTGGGAACCATATCGTTTACGAACCCCACCAAGCTTTGTGACGACCAGCTATTCTACAAATTCCGACCGTACGATTTGCGTGTCCCCATGGTCTACGTTCCGAAGGATGCCTGTGCCGCCCACATCGGAAACAAGCAGCAAATAGACGTGTCCGGCCTCTTATACCTGGCCAATATACTCGAGACAGATTGCAATGGGCACTGCATCGCTGAACTGATCCAGCCGGTTGGACGCGTCGGTAATTTGGACGACGAACTTAAGGCAATTCTGTTTCATAACGGTCTCCGGGATATAAAGCCATTTGAGCAACGATTTAACGACATTTACTCCCAGCCGTCTCCTCCGATAAGCCAAGACGATCTCCATCAGCGAAAAGACTTAAGAAAGATGTGCATATTTACTATAGATCCGATGACTGCTCGCGATTTGGATGACGCCGTTTCTATAGAGAAGCTAGGCGACAATGAATATGAGATTGGCGTCCATATATCCGATGTTTCGCACTTCCTGATAGAGGACAATGAACTGGATAACATAGTGAAGGAACGCTCTACGTCTATTTATTTAGCCAACGAGGTAATCCACATGCTGCCTCAGTCTCTATGCATGCGATGTTCCCTGCTCCCTGGGGAAGACAAGTTCGCTTTTTCCGTCTTCTGGCGGATGAACGGGGAGGGAGTCATGCTACAAAAGGAGCCAGAATTTTGCCGCACAGTCATTAACTCTTGCTCGCAATTTGCTTATGAACACGCTCAAAAGATCATCGACAACCCTAATGAGCGGTTTACTGAGAACGACTTCCCGACCATCCTGAATGGATTTAATCCCGATGATATCAGAAATAGGGTACTGTGGCTTCACGATATTGCAAGCTCCATACGTAAGACACGTTTAGACAACGGCGCACTAACAATTAACAATGCCAAGCTACGCTTCGTCCTCGATCCAATTAGTGGCGAACCGTTGTCATTTGAAGTGGAGAAACAGCGAGAAGCTAACCGCCTGATTGAAGAGTTTATGCTTCTGGCCAACCAGGCAGTCGCCCGCTTTATACACGAATCTTTTCCGGATATCGCTGTACTGCGTAACCACCCTCCGCCACTTACTAAGTCCCTTAAAGCTTTACGGGAAAAGTTTCTTGCTCTGGGTTTCGAATTGGACTACAGCTCGTCTAAGGCGCTCCAGGAGAGCATGGTGCGTTTGTGCAATGAGGCGCCCAATCCTGTCGCAATGAATGCCTGCCTGAGCCAGCTTTTGATGAAACCAATGGCCCGTGCAAC ATATTTTTGCAGCGAGGGAAAATCAGAACCGGCCGACCTGTGGCACTACGCCTTGTCCATACCCATATACACTCACTTTACTAGCCCAATCCGTCGGTATCCTGATATTATGGTGCACCG ACTTTTGGCGGCGGGACTTAAATATTGTACACCGCCTAGACGTACCCCAGATGATCTGCACACCTTAACAAAATTAGCTAATGAGCGCAAGTACAATGCAAAAATGGCCGGAGACGACTCTGGTAACTTGTACTTCAAACGCTATGTTCACAATAAGCAGGGCATATACATGCGTGCTGTGGTCATTGAAATATTTCAGCATATGATGAACGTAGTTACTTTAGAGTCGGGCCACGTTATAAGCATTAATTACAAAATGCAAAAGGTCCTCGTAGACACACACGGCGCACCCAATTACATTCTTATTGCCGAGCGCAACTTAAAGCAGTCATCTAGGAAGTTGCAGCTGCTTTCCGTGGTCCCCATATGTCTGATCATTTGGGATAAAAAACTAACTGGATTTTTAAAGATGGGAGAACATATTTAG
- the LOC117142097 gene encoding uncharacterized protein LOC117142097: MDWIKIFGLALLLIGMAQCHPQFDSGNPWLRPRQPTEPTISPDAGGSTPTNAAPSTTPSPRYFACFHSCPATSEYNPICGSDNVNYYNENKFNCALNCGLNIRKVHKGICQT; encoded by the exons ATGGATTGGATCAAAATATTTG GTCTTGCCCTGCTATTGATTGGAATGGCGCAGTGCCACCCGCAGTTCGATAGCGGAAACCCTTGGCTGCGGCCTCGTCAACCGACTGAACCTACGATTTCTCCGGATGCAGGGGGCAGCACCCCGACCAACGCTGCTCCATCAACCACCCCGTCCCCGCGCTATTTCGCCTGTTTCCATTCATGCCCGGCCACCAGCGAGTACAATCCAATCTGCGGCAGTGATAACGTGAACTACTACAATGAAAACAAGTTCAACTGCGCCTTGAACTGCGGCCTAA ACATTCGGAAGGTGCACAAGGGAATTTGTCAGACTTAG
- the LOC117142098 gene encoding uncharacterized protein LOC117142098 — translation MVYVFTLVVLIFPVLLLGAPWEGPHPKSQVEYISNDKRVDSGFANPNIVPITQPSVVTQTAPPPPPNSKNFAYSPMTQSWTLIAPGDPLPNNDTLVWNQSNDKWLTR, via the exons atggttTACGTATTCA CTCTTGTGGTGTTGATCTTTCCCGTCTTGTTGTTGGGTGCACCATGGGAAGGCCCACATCCTAAGTCTCAGGTGGAATACATCAGCAACGACAAGAGAGTTGATTCTGGCTTCGCCAACCCCAACATCGTGCCCATCACCCAGCCGTCAGTCGTGACGCAAacagctcctcctccaccgccAAATTCCAAAAACTTCGCATATAGTCCGATGACGCAGAGCTGGACCCTTATTGCGCCAGGCGATCCGCTGCCCAATAATGACACCCTCGTCTGGAACCAGAGCAATGACAAATGGCTCACTCGCTAA